From a region of the Notolabrus celidotus isolate fNotCel1 chromosome 14, fNotCel1.pri, whole genome shotgun sequence genome:
- the sirt2 gene encoding NAD-dependent protein deacetylase sirtuin-2 encodes MSDASELPKKEEEEEVTPEPEEPSDDSSEEEAAGEMDFLRNLFSSTLGLGSADKVLDELTLEAVARYINSGKCKNILCMVGAGISTSAGIPDFRSPGTGLYANLQKYNLPYPEAIFQIDYFKKHPEPFFALAKELYPGQFKPTICHYFIKLLKDKGLLRRCYSQNIDTLERVAGLEGEDLIEAHGTFYTSHCVSFCCRKEYNLDWMKEKIFSDDIPRCDKCSSLVKPDIVFFGENLPVRFFTSMKSDFPRCDLLIVMGTSLQVQPFAGLVGRVSKSCPRLLINMEKAGQADPLLGLLGFGGGMDFDSDKAYRDVAHISTCDEGCLALADLLGWKAELEDLVKQEHARIDSQDKKAKSSADSKGAAAKGGSASVAPAPEKEE; translated from the exons AACTtcctaaaaaagaagaagaggaggaggttacACCTGAACCAGag GAGCCATCCGACGacagcagtgaggaggaggctgcaggagaga TGGACTTCCTGAGAAACCTCTTCTCCAGCACCCTGGGCCTCGGCTCAGCAGACAAAGTTCTGGATGAACTGACTCTGGAAGCAGTGGCTCGCTACATAAATAGCGGCAAAT GTAAAAACATCCTCTGCATGGTCGGAGCTGGAATATCTACAT CGGCTGGGATCCCTGATTTCCGCTCTCCAGGAACCGGCCTGTATGCAAACCTGCAGAAATATAACCTTCCCTACCCTGAGGCCATCTTCCAGATAGATTACTTTAAG AAACATCCAGAACCTTTCTTCGCTTTGGCCAAGGAGCTTTACCCCGGACAGTTTAAG CCGACTATTTGTCACTACTTCATTAAGCTACTGAAAGACAAAGGACTCCTCAGACGCTGCTACTCACAA aacaTCGACACTCTGGAGCGAGTGGCCGGACTGGAGGGAGAGGATCTGATTGAGGCTCATGGAACCTTCTACACATCTCACTGCGTCAGCTTCTGCTGCCGCAAAGAGTACAACCTGGACTGGATGAAAG AGAAAATCTTTTCTGATGACATTCCTCGATGTGACAAGTGCAGCAGCTTGGTGAAGCCAG ATATCGTCTTCTTTGGAGAAAATCTGCCTGTCCGGTTTTTTACCTCCATGAAGTCG GACTTCCCTCGCTGTGATCTCCTCATCGTCATGGGGACGTCTCTACAGGTCCAACCCTTTGCAGGTCTAGTCGGCAG GGTTTCAAAAAGCTGCCCCAGACTGCTCATCAACATGGAGAAGGCGGGGCAG GCTGATCCTCTGCTTGGGTTGTTGGGCTTTGGAGGAGGGATGGACTTTGACTCAGACAAAGCTTACAG AGATGTAGCTCACATCAGCACGTGTGATGAAGGCTGCCTGGCTCTCGCTGACCTGTTAGGATGGAAG GCCGAGCTGGAAGACCTGGTGAAGCAGGAGCACGCCAGGATCGACAGTCAGGACAAGAAAGCAAAGTCGAGCGCGGACAGCAAAGGAGCCGCAGCCAAGGGGGGCTCGGCTTCTGTGGCCCCAGCGCCCGAAAAAGAAGAGTAA